A segment of the bacterium genome:
GTTGCCGCCGACCGAAGTCGCGACCACCGCGCAGCCGCTGAGCATGTACTCGAGCACCGCGTTGCTGAAGCCCTCGGAGTCCGAGCACATCACGCCGATCGCCAGCCGCTGCAGGTAGGCCGGCACGTCGGCGATGCGGCCCGCGAACACGGTGCGGTCGGCGATCCCCAGCTCCGCCGCCAGCCGCTCGTACTGCGGCCGCAGCTCGCCGTCCCCGATCAGGTGCCAGGTGGTCTCGGGGTGCCGGTCCGCCACCCTGGCGGCCGCCCTCAAGAACAGGTCGGCACGTTTGACCCTGCGGTTGAGGTTGCCGACGATGCCGACGGCGACGCCGCCCTCCGGGTGCTCCACGAAACGGTAGCGGTCGACGTCGATCCCGTTGCGGATCACCCCCACCCGGCGCGGGTCCAGCCGGTCCCGCGAGCACACATGATGCTTGACCGCCTCGGAATTCGCCAGGAACCCCGTCGCCAGCGGGTAGGTCCGCCGCATCAGGAACTCCTGGGCCGGCGTGCGCCAGAAGCCGAGGTCGCGGAAGGACACGAGCCGCACCGGGACCCGGGCCAGCCGCGCCGCCGCGATCCCCAGCAGCGTCGAGTCCTGGAAGAACGTCTGCACGACGTCGATCCGTTGCTCGCGCAGGTGCGCGGCGAGGGCGCGCAGCCGCGACACGCCCCCGGGCGAGAACAGCCGCCGGGCGTCCAGTTCGAGGCGCGGGCAGTCGGCCTCCCCGAGGTAGTCCGACGAGGGCCGCAGGGTGCACAGGCTCGGGGCGAAACCTCGGCGGTCGAGGCGGTTGATCAGGCCGATCAGCTGGGTCTCGGTGCCACCGCGGCTGATGCTGTCGATGCAGTAGAGGACCTTGATCAAACCGGAGTATCCTCCCGGGCTGTATCGCCGCCGCCGAACCGACCCCGACGGATCCACCGCCGACATCCCACCGAAACGGCACCTCGTTCGGCATCGGCACCGCCGGGAATTTGTACTACCATGGCGACGCAACCAGCCGATACCGCGGGGGGACGGGCTGGGGGTCGGTCAACGGCCCTTCCCGGTCAATGTGGCACAGGGAAGGAATCAGGACCACAACAGATCGCTGAAGACGGCCGCACGCGCCACCCGACGGACCTCACCTGCGGAGACCCGACCTGGGCCAGGAGTACGGAATGCAGAACCTCGGCACACCCTTAGTCTCCGTCATCACCGCGACCTATAACATGGGGCACTATCTGCGAGAAACCGTAGACTCCATCCTGGCGCAGACCCACGACCGGCTCGAGTTGATCATCGTTGACGACGGTTCGACGGACGACACCTGGAAGGTGCTGGAGGAATACGCAGCCGATCCCCGCGTCAAGATCGTCAGACAGGCAAACGCCGGCCAGACCGCGGCCAAGAACCGCGGGCTGCGGGAAGCGAGCGGACAATTCGTCGGTTTCTGTGACGCCGACGA
Coding sequences within it:
- a CDS encoding glycosyltransferase; the protein is MIKVLYCIDSISRGGTETQLIGLINRLDRRGFAPSLCTLRPSSDYLGEADCPRLELDARRLFSPGGVSRLRALAAHLREQRIDVVQTFFQDSTLLGIAAARLARVPVRLVSFRDLGFWRTPAQEFLMRRTYPLATGFLANSEAVKHHVCSRDRLDPRRVGVIRNGIDVDRYRFVEHPEGGVAVGIVGNLNRRVKRADLFLRAAARVADRHPETTWHLIGDGELRPQYERLAAELGIADRTVFAGRIADVPAYLQRLAIGVMCSDSEGFSNAVLEYMLSGCAVVATSVGGN